In Dermacentor albipictus isolate Rhodes 1998 colony chromosome 6, USDA_Dalb.pri_finalv2, whole genome shotgun sequence, the following proteins share a genomic window:
- the RnrS gene encoding ribonucleoside-diphosphate reductase subunit M2 isoform X3, with the protein MKATSNKVPDPSIADTARVEKKALQQTSPVARRSTSVEDEPLLRENPRRFVVFPIEYEDIWRMYKKAEASFWTVEEVDLAKDLPHWESLKPEERHFISHILAFFAASDGIVNENLVERFSQEVQVTEARCFYGFQMAIENVHSEMYSLLIDTYIKDAAERDLLFNAVETMPCIKRKADWALRWIGDRNASFGERVVAFAAVEGIFFSGSFASIFWLKKRGLMPGLTFSNELISRDEGLHTDFACLMFSHLVHKPSAMRVKQIVCDAVVIEQEFLTEALPVALIGMNCELMKRYIEFVADRLLVELGCEKVYNSENPFDFMEHISLEGKTNFFEKKVGEYQKAGVMANKEDQVFTLDADF; encoded by the exons ATGAAAGCGACGTCAAACAAG GTGCCCGACCCTAGCATCGCCGACACCGCCAGAGTTGAAAAAAAG GCGCTGCAGCAGACATCGCCAGTGGCTCGGCGGTCGACATCCGTGGAGGACGAGCCGCTCCTGCGCGAGAATCCTCGTCGGTTCGTGGTATTTCCTATCGAGTACGAGGACATATGGCGCATGTACAAAAAAGCTGAGGCCTCATTCTGGACCGTGGAAGAGGTGGACCTGGCCAAGGACTTGCCTCACTGGGAGTCCCTCAAGCCCGAGGAGCGGCACTTCATCTCGCACATCCTTGCCTTCTTCGCCGCCAGCGATGGCATTGTCAACGAGAACCTG GTGGAGCGCTTTAGCCAAGAGGTGCAGGTGACAGAGGCGCGGTGCTTCTATGGCTTCCAGATGGCCATTGAGAATGTTCACTCCGAAATGTACAGCCTGCTCATTGACACTTACATCAAGGACGCAGCAGAGAG AGATCTGCTATTCAATGCCGTCGAGACCATGCCCTGCATCAAGCGTAAGGCAGACTGGGCACTGCGGTGGATCGGGGACCGGAATGCAAGCTTTGGAGAGCGCGTGGTCGCCTTTGCTGCCGTCGAGGGCATCTTCTTCTCGGGTTCCTTTGCGTCCATATTCTGGCTCAAGAAGCGAGGCCTAATGCCAGGCCTCACCTTTAGCAATGAGCTCATCAGCCGTGATGAG GGCCTGCACACAGACTTTGCCTGCCTCATGTTCAGCCATTTGGTGCACAAGCCATCGGCTATGCGTGTCAAGCAGATAGTGTGTGATGCTGTTGTCATAGAGCAAGAATTCCTGACTGAAGCACTGCCTGTGGCCCTCATTGGTATGAACTGCGAACTGATGAAGCGCTACATTGAGTTTGTGGCCGACCGTCTGCTCGTGGAGCTGGGATGTGAAAAG GTTTACAACTCTGAGAACCCATTTGACTTTATGGAGCACATATCACTGGAAGGCAAGACCAACTTTTTCGAGAAGAAGGTCGGTGAATACCAGAAGGCTGGTGTCATGGCCAACAAGGAAGACCAAGTGTTCACTCTGGATGCTGACTTCTGA
- the RnrS gene encoding ribonucleoside-diphosphate reductase subunit M2 B isoform X2, which produces MTAPAKMSLTTRDMNVINNLKISSRDKENHVPDPSIADTARVEKKALQQTSPVARRSTSVEDEPLLRENPRRFVVFPIEYEDIWRMYKKAEASFWTVEEVDLAKDLPHWESLKPEERHFISHILAFFAASDGIVNENLVERFSQEVQVTEARCFYGFQMAIENVHSEMYSLLIDTYIKDAAERDLLFNAVETMPCIKRKADWALRWIGDRNASFGERVVAFAAVEGIFFSGSFASIFWLKKRGLMPGLTFSNELISRDEGLHTDFACLMFSHLVHKPSAMRVKQIVCDAVVIEQEFLTEALPVALIGMNCELMKRYIEFVADRLLVELGCEKVYNSENPFDFMEHISLEGKTNFFEKKVGEYQKAGVMANKEDQVFTLDADF; this is translated from the exons ATGACCGCTCCAGCAAAAATGTCTCTTACTACGCGAGACATGAACGTGATCAACAACCTGAAGATCTCTAGCCGGGACAAGGAAAACCAC GTGCCCGACCCTAGCATCGCCGACACCGCCAGAGTTGAAAAAAAG GCGCTGCAGCAGACATCGCCAGTGGCTCGGCGGTCGACATCCGTGGAGGACGAGCCGCTCCTGCGCGAGAATCCTCGTCGGTTCGTGGTATTTCCTATCGAGTACGAGGACATATGGCGCATGTACAAAAAAGCTGAGGCCTCATTCTGGACCGTGGAAGAGGTGGACCTGGCCAAGGACTTGCCTCACTGGGAGTCCCTCAAGCCCGAGGAGCGGCACTTCATCTCGCACATCCTTGCCTTCTTCGCCGCCAGCGATGGCATTGTCAACGAGAACCTG GTGGAGCGCTTTAGCCAAGAGGTGCAGGTGACAGAGGCGCGGTGCTTCTATGGCTTCCAGATGGCCATTGAGAATGTTCACTCCGAAATGTACAGCCTGCTCATTGACACTTACATCAAGGACGCAGCAGAGAG AGATCTGCTATTCAATGCCGTCGAGACCATGCCCTGCATCAAGCGTAAGGCAGACTGGGCACTGCGGTGGATCGGGGACCGGAATGCAAGCTTTGGAGAGCGCGTGGTCGCCTTTGCTGCCGTCGAGGGCATCTTCTTCTCGGGTTCCTTTGCGTCCATATTCTGGCTCAAGAAGCGAGGCCTAATGCCAGGCCTCACCTTTAGCAATGAGCTCATCAGCCGTGATGAG GGCCTGCACACAGACTTTGCCTGCCTCATGTTCAGCCATTTGGTGCACAAGCCATCGGCTATGCGTGTCAAGCAGATAGTGTGTGATGCTGTTGTCATAGAGCAAGAATTCCTGACTGAAGCACTGCCTGTGGCCCTCATTGGTATGAACTGCGAACTGATGAAGCGCTACATTGAGTTTGTGGCCGACCGTCTGCTCGTGGAGCTGGGATGTGAAAAG GTTTACAACTCTGAGAACCCATTTGACTTTATGGAGCACATATCACTGGAAGGCAAGACCAACTTTTTCGAGAAGAAGGTCGGTGAATACCAGAAGGCTGGTGTCATGGCCAACAAGGAAGACCAAGTGTTCACTCTGGATGCTGACTTCTGA
- the RnrS gene encoding ribonucleoside-diphosphate reductase subunit M2 isoform X4, whose protein sequence is MFPPIVVPDPSIADTARVEKKALQQTSPVARRSTSVEDEPLLRENPRRFVVFPIEYEDIWRMYKKAEASFWTVEEVDLAKDLPHWESLKPEERHFISHILAFFAASDGIVNENLVERFSQEVQVTEARCFYGFQMAIENVHSEMYSLLIDTYIKDAAERDLLFNAVETMPCIKRKADWALRWIGDRNASFGERVVAFAAVEGIFFSGSFASIFWLKKRGLMPGLTFSNELISRDEGLHTDFACLMFSHLVHKPSAMRVKQIVCDAVVIEQEFLTEALPVALIGMNCELMKRYIEFVADRLLVELGCEKVYNSENPFDFMEHISLEGKTNFFEKKVGEYQKAGVMANKEDQVFTLDADF, encoded by the exons ATGTTCCCGCCCATAGTC GTGCCCGACCCTAGCATCGCCGACACCGCCAGAGTTGAAAAAAAG GCGCTGCAGCAGACATCGCCAGTGGCTCGGCGGTCGACATCCGTGGAGGACGAGCCGCTCCTGCGCGAGAATCCTCGTCGGTTCGTGGTATTTCCTATCGAGTACGAGGACATATGGCGCATGTACAAAAAAGCTGAGGCCTCATTCTGGACCGTGGAAGAGGTGGACCTGGCCAAGGACTTGCCTCACTGGGAGTCCCTCAAGCCCGAGGAGCGGCACTTCATCTCGCACATCCTTGCCTTCTTCGCCGCCAGCGATGGCATTGTCAACGAGAACCTG GTGGAGCGCTTTAGCCAAGAGGTGCAGGTGACAGAGGCGCGGTGCTTCTATGGCTTCCAGATGGCCATTGAGAATGTTCACTCCGAAATGTACAGCCTGCTCATTGACACTTACATCAAGGACGCAGCAGAGAG AGATCTGCTATTCAATGCCGTCGAGACCATGCCCTGCATCAAGCGTAAGGCAGACTGGGCACTGCGGTGGATCGGGGACCGGAATGCAAGCTTTGGAGAGCGCGTGGTCGCCTTTGCTGCCGTCGAGGGCATCTTCTTCTCGGGTTCCTTTGCGTCCATATTCTGGCTCAAGAAGCGAGGCCTAATGCCAGGCCTCACCTTTAGCAATGAGCTCATCAGCCGTGATGAG GGCCTGCACACAGACTTTGCCTGCCTCATGTTCAGCCATTTGGTGCACAAGCCATCGGCTATGCGTGTCAAGCAGATAGTGTGTGATGCTGTTGTCATAGAGCAAGAATTCCTGACTGAAGCACTGCCTGTGGCCCTCATTGGTATGAACTGCGAACTGATGAAGCGCTACATTGAGTTTGTGGCCGACCGTCTGCTCGTGGAGCTGGGATGTGAAAAG GTTTACAACTCTGAGAACCCATTTGACTTTATGGAGCACATATCACTGGAAGGCAAGACCAACTTTTTCGAGAAGAAGGTCGGTGAATACCAGAAGGCTGGTGTCATGGCCAACAAGGAAGACCAAGTGTTCACTCTGGATGCTGACTTCTGA
- the RnrS gene encoding ribonucleoside-diphosphate reductase subunit M2 B isoform X1: MRSCAQILLLEGNVGMTAPAKMSLTTRDMNVINNLKISSRDKENHVPDPSIADTARVEKKALQQTSPVARRSTSVEDEPLLRENPRRFVVFPIEYEDIWRMYKKAEASFWTVEEVDLAKDLPHWESLKPEERHFISHILAFFAASDGIVNENLVERFSQEVQVTEARCFYGFQMAIENVHSEMYSLLIDTYIKDAAERDLLFNAVETMPCIKRKADWALRWIGDRNASFGERVVAFAAVEGIFFSGSFASIFWLKKRGLMPGLTFSNELISRDEGLHTDFACLMFSHLVHKPSAMRVKQIVCDAVVIEQEFLTEALPVALIGMNCELMKRYIEFVADRLLVELGCEKVYNSENPFDFMEHISLEGKTNFFEKKVGEYQKAGVMANKEDQVFTLDADF; this comes from the exons ATGCGCAGTTGCGCGCAAATTCTGCTGTTGGAAGGTAACGTTGGCATGACCGCTCCAGCAAAAATGTCTCTTACTACGCGAGACATGAACGTGATCAACAACCTGAAGATCTCTAGCCGGGACAAGGAAAACCAC GTGCCCGACCCTAGCATCGCCGACACCGCCAGAGTTGAAAAAAAG GCGCTGCAGCAGACATCGCCAGTGGCTCGGCGGTCGACATCCGTGGAGGACGAGCCGCTCCTGCGCGAGAATCCTCGTCGGTTCGTGGTATTTCCTATCGAGTACGAGGACATATGGCGCATGTACAAAAAAGCTGAGGCCTCATTCTGGACCGTGGAAGAGGTGGACCTGGCCAAGGACTTGCCTCACTGGGAGTCCCTCAAGCCCGAGGAGCGGCACTTCATCTCGCACATCCTTGCCTTCTTCGCCGCCAGCGATGGCATTGTCAACGAGAACCTG GTGGAGCGCTTTAGCCAAGAGGTGCAGGTGACAGAGGCGCGGTGCTTCTATGGCTTCCAGATGGCCATTGAGAATGTTCACTCCGAAATGTACAGCCTGCTCATTGACACTTACATCAAGGACGCAGCAGAGAG AGATCTGCTATTCAATGCCGTCGAGACCATGCCCTGCATCAAGCGTAAGGCAGACTGGGCACTGCGGTGGATCGGGGACCGGAATGCAAGCTTTGGAGAGCGCGTGGTCGCCTTTGCTGCCGTCGAGGGCATCTTCTTCTCGGGTTCCTTTGCGTCCATATTCTGGCTCAAGAAGCGAGGCCTAATGCCAGGCCTCACCTTTAGCAATGAGCTCATCAGCCGTGATGAG GGCCTGCACACAGACTTTGCCTGCCTCATGTTCAGCCATTTGGTGCACAAGCCATCGGCTATGCGTGTCAAGCAGATAGTGTGTGATGCTGTTGTCATAGAGCAAGAATTCCTGACTGAAGCACTGCCTGTGGCCCTCATTGGTATGAACTGCGAACTGATGAAGCGCTACATTGAGTTTGTGGCCGACCGTCTGCTCGTGGAGCTGGGATGTGAAAAG GTTTACAACTCTGAGAACCCATTTGACTTTATGGAGCACATATCACTGGAAGGCAAGACCAACTTTTTCGAGAAGAAGGTCGGTGAATACCAGAAGGCTGGTGTCATGGCCAACAAGGAAGACCAAGTGTTCACTCTGGATGCTGACTTCTGA